Genomic DNA from Solanum pennellii chromosome 3, SPENNV200:
CTTGTCACACTGCATGTTATTTGCTTCAGCTAGTACATGATTACGTTTGGGAGTCTGAAATGGAGAGTACTCCAGGTAAGATGACTAGTGAGATTCCAAAGGCATCTCAGaatttgattgttttatttTCGCCTATTTCCAGATCGTTGATTGATCTAGCTCAGTATGTACATGTGGATGTGAATTCTGAGATTTTAAAGGATTTTGAAggttttaatttcaaattcagTGAGATTTTTGGTACTGTGAGGAATGCTTTTGATAATAGAAATATTCATTTTAGTTGGATCGACGTGAGAGATGAAAATAATGATGGAAAGGTTGAATTTGTTGATGAAGGTGAATGGTCATCCATGTTGGAGAATGGAATTAGGCATTTTGGTTGGGGGATTAGTTCAACTGATTCCATTGTTTTAGGTTCTGCTCTGATTCCCTTTGGCTTGATATATCCTGAAATTGGGATgtcttttgattttctaaaaagCAATGCATTTGACAGAGGTTCTGCACAGCTCAATCTTGAGATCCTTGATGTCAATGGAAAGCCTTTGGAATGCAAGTTATGTGATCTTGAATTGCTCAATATCACAACGTTGCCTAAGCTTAGATCTGAAGATATTCTGAATACACTAGGACTTGGAGACAAGCAAAATGAAGGGTGTGATCGAGAAGAAACATTTTGGTCTTGTCTTGGTAAAAGCTCGTTTAATATGCATCTCAAGGCTGTACAGAAGTGCAATGTAGGAGAAAGGATTGAAGGATGCTCATCTAGTTATGTTCTAGTGCAGCAGTCTGCCAGATGCAAAACTAACTATCGTAATGATACTTGTGTTGATGGAGTCCTTGATGTACTATCTGGAGGAAAGGGTCAGCATTCCCAAGGAAATTCCACAGTCCTGTGGCAAATTCTTCTCAGTTTCTTATATGAAGAAAGCTATTGGGTTTCAGTAACTGTATCAAATAGCAATGGAAGTACAATCACAGGTGTTCTCAGGCCTTTGACAGCGCAATTGGCTCTTCTTTCAAGAATAGAAGGTGGTCATAACTACGGCTCAATTTTAAAGCAGATGAATGACATGACCTGTGGCAGCTCTAATGAAATCAATGTCTCACTAgggaatgggaaaagaaaaaaggacaAGAAGTGTTCAACAAAGAATCTGACTTGGAGATCATTCCTCAAGGAAGCATTTGAGTGTAATGATTTTGAGCTGGTAGATATTTGTTTTGCCagaaaaattgagaaatcaAAGAAGCTGAAGTTCTTGAAGTGCTGGATGAAACAAATCAAGAAGTCCAGCACCTGCTTGCTAACGGCTGCAGATTCACATAAAAGACAGCCGCAACAGCCATTCTCTACACAGTTTCCCTCAGATTCAAACCTCATGCTGGAGGGAGATGCACATCTTGTATGCTCAGAAACTGCAGAAGCCTTCTTCAGTAATCTACCAAAGAAAATCCAGCATGGTCTACAATCTGGAAGAGACTTGCAAACTTTAGCAGCACGACTATTGAAGTCATCGATACGCGCATTATCCCAAAAGTATGAGATAGATGATAATGTAGGAGGTGAATCCCAAATTCCAAATAAAAATGATTCATGTTGCAAGACTATCCTACCTGAACTTATGAAGATCCTACTAAGAAAGCCcaaagaaatgaaagagaagCTGAAGCACGATGATCCCTCTGAAGTATCTGATTTCAGTCCAACCTCAGAAAATACTGTTCGAGAGTATCCTTCCTTTAGTTTCATCCTGCTtttgtttataaattattacATATTGAATTCAGCTTTATGAAGTAAATGAATTGATGTTGTACTTAAAGTGCATTTATCCTTAACTTTCACAAGATTTGAAATGCAGATATTGCTTCGGATGGAAATCCTTGGGTCAACCTTTTCTGAGAGTATTAAAGAGTCCTCCAAGCAGAAGCTGGTTAAAGAGATCTGTTCCTTTCTAGAGATTATTCAATATCTTGTCGAAGGAGGGATTCATGGTGATCTTAGcctatatgattatgttgaacGCACTATTCGATTAAGGTAAATGTTTTGCTTTGAAACTAAAGAGCTCATTCTTGCCCTATACCTATGTAATCTGATTCATGCCTTACAACAAGTTTTAAATccctttttggttttttttttttttttttataaagatagTATTCAGCATGATAAATAGGTCTTCTGTCTTCCAATCCTTCTATTTCACCAACAACAATTATTTTGCTTCCATGTTTTATCCGTCCTACTTCACTATATATTGCTGCCTCTAGCGTATCCTCCTTGCACAAGTTTCCTCATCTTCTTTCCTTGTCAAGATACACTAATTATATTCTTACTGACATAGACAAGAATAGGATAATTATTTAAGATTAGACCTACCATATCTCTATAGACCATCAAGGATTATTTGGATTTCATCATCATAGAATCCACTTCATTAGTTTTCTGTTTCAtgacatttttcttcttttaaaacTTTGGTTCTCAAAGAAACTTCATGCACCGACTTAGGGATTTTTGGCATGTATGGTTTTGAGGCcatattattgtcatttttcTACTAgataatcatttcatttactATAAAACTAAGTTCTGTTATGTTGAATTTCTCAGAGAACTCCATTACCTTCACTACTTCTGTTAATGAATTACAAGCATACAGGTTTCAATCTCTGTGTCATCAGAGTTGAAAGCAATCACTCTGTTATTTTAAGTAGAATTAGCTCTGGTTTGCTCCTCATAGATGAGAAAATTCATGCTCTACCATAGTACTGTTATCTGGGACCTAATCTGGAAATCCAACATGATTCAGGTACCATAACATTATCGCAGATGTTGTCAATAGAATTTACGCAGAAATGGATCTACTTCCATTTGGTGTTGAAGATGAAAAGCAGGCTCTTCTGTTCAATAGTGAGGACAGTAATCAGTCCTGGAGGGAGAAGCAAGAGAGGTATGAAACGGCTGAAGTCAACAACATGCGATTATCAGTCTCAGCAGAGGATGAGTTCTGCCAACCACCAGAAAACATCGATGGGAGCTCCCAAGCTATAACAGGAGAGGAACATGCCCGCAAGTTAAGTGAAGCTCGTGATCGGAGAGAGAAGGCTCGACGATTTGGATCATTCACAAGGATGCCAGACCTACAAAGAGTTTGGGCCCCAAAGCAGCTTAAGTCTGTTAAAATAAAGTGTGAAGATCAGAAGGAACTGAAAAGAAAAGAGCGGAAAAAAGGTAGACACAGCGTTGTATATGAAACACCAATGAGTGGAAAGAAATGGTCATCCTCTCAAAGTGATGAAAAGCTAGAACGGAGTTCTACTTCTGTTTCCAAGGCTCTCTTTCAGGATTGGTGATGACAAGCTGCACCATACTCACTGAAAGAATACTGTTGTAGCAATTGAAACATGCTATCTCTAATTAGAATGAAGAGCAAAGCATGCTATTTTACTCTAATGAGTTACTTTTTAGATCAAGTACAAAATGATGTATGTGAAGAGAATTTACTTCGATGAAAATGATGGCTTTCCGAATATGTCATCAACGTTTAATAaatattgcatttttttaaattaattaactataaaaataattgttagttgaaaacattttaaacttaacgtaaattattagtttcattcccaaattattaagaattttaaaaatactctTCTATTTGACTTACTAAACATACAGCCTGTACATTGTTGTTGGGAGCTTAGAAACACTTGTTTCGAGGga
This window encodes:
- the LOC107012313 gene encoding uncharacterized protein LOC107012313 — its product is MAEPIDYSRTQRIVLLIDLNPLLILTNPTHYLNSILATSTRLLNFPSLCNSLFAFNFFFSSLSPLRSSSAIHSLFPNLSSGFNHQSQTLESITETLSSFALPVELEVNCSKACHTACYLLQLVHDYVWESEMESTPGKMTSEIPKASQNLIVLFSPISRSLIDLAQYVHVDVNSEILKDFEGFNFKFSEIFGTVRNAFDNRNIHFSWIDVRDENNDGKVEFVDEGEWSSMLENGIRHFGWGISSTDSIVLGSALIPFGLIYPEIGMSFDFLKSNAFDRGSAQLNLEILDVNGKPLECKLCDLELLNITTLPKLRSEDILNTLGLGDKQNEGCDREETFWSCLGKSSFNMHLKAVQKCNVGERIEGCSSSYVLVQQSARCKTNYRNDTCVDGVLDVLSGGKGQHSQGNSTVLWQILLSFLYEESYWVSVTVSNSNGSTITGVLRPLTAQLALLSRIEGGHNYGSILKQMNDMTCGSSNEINVSLGNGKRKKDKKCSTKNLTWRSFLKEAFECNDFELVDICFARKIEKSKKLKFLKCWMKQIKKSSTCLLTAADSHKRQPQQPFSTQFPSDSNLMLEGDAHLVCSETAEAFFSNLPKKIQHGLQSGRDLQTLAARLLKSSIRALSQKYEIDDNVGGESQIPNKNDSCCKTILPELMKILLRKPKEMKEKLKHDDPSEVSDFSPTSENTVREFEMQILLRMEILGSTFSESIKESSKQKLVKEICSFLEIIQYLVEGGIHGDLSLYDYVERTIRLRYHNIIADVVNRIYAEMDLLPFGVEDEKQALLFNSEDSNQSWREKQERYETAEVNNMRLSVSAEDEFCQPPENIDGSSQAITGEEHARKLSEARDRREKARRFGSFTRMPDLQRVWAPKQLKSVKIKCEDQKELKRKERKKGRHSVVYETPMSGKKWSSSQSDEKLERSSTSVSKALFQDW